The Streptomyces pactum genome contains a region encoding:
- a CDS encoding TetR/AcrR family transcriptional regulator, whose translation MVETGLRERKKQRTIQSLSDIAIGLFVEKGFDAVSVAEVAAAAEVSKPTLFRYFPAKEDLVLHRIADHEGEAARVAGEGPAPLEALRRHFLAGLERSDPVTGLNDRPEVLAFHALLYGTPALVARLHRHLERSEAALAEALGGDLEARLAAGQIIAVQRILAQENWRRIAAGERLAVVRRDAVAAAERAFAVLAQGLPGPARPETALEAK comes from the coding sequence ATGGTGGAGACCGGCCTGCGTGAGCGCAAGAAGCAGCGGACGATCCAGTCGCTCTCGGACATCGCCATCGGGCTCTTCGTGGAGAAGGGGTTCGACGCGGTGTCCGTCGCGGAGGTGGCCGCCGCGGCCGAGGTGTCCAAGCCGACGCTCTTCCGGTACTTCCCGGCGAAGGAGGACCTCGTCCTGCACCGCATCGCCGACCACGAGGGCGAGGCGGCCCGGGTCGCGGGGGAGGGGCCGGCGCCGCTCGAGGCGCTGCGCCGGCACTTCCTGGCGGGGCTGGAGCGGTCCGACCCGGTGACCGGGCTCAACGACCGTCCCGAGGTACTGGCCTTCCACGCGCTGCTCTACGGCACTCCCGCCCTCGTCGCCCGGCTGCACCGGCACCTGGAGCGGTCGGAGGCCGCGCTCGCCGAGGCCCTCGGCGGTGACCTCGAGGCCAGGCTGGCCGCCGGACAGATCATCGCCGTGCAGCGGATCCTCGCGCAGGAGAACTGGCGGCGGATCGCGGCCGGGGAGCGTTTGGCGGTCGTCCGGCGGGATGCCGTGGCGGCGGCGGAGCGGGCGTTCGCGGTGTTGGCACAGGGGCTGCCGGGGCCGGCCCGGCCGGAAACGGCTCTTGAGGCAAAGTAA